TATCCAGCGTCGTCTTGAAGCGGTCGCGGTCGCCGGGGTGCAGTATCTCCAGCCAGTCGCGCGCCGGTCCCTCCAGCGTCCCGCGCTTGCGGCCCAGCAGATCCTCGGCTTCGGGGCCGGTGTAGATGCGGTCGCGGGCCACGTCCCAGTCCCAGACCACGTCGCCGGCGCCGGTCAGCGCCAGCGCCTTCCGCTCCGTCTCGCCGAGCGGCCCGTGCGTGATGACGCCGCCGGCGAAGGCATGCTGCAGCACCGTGAATCCGATGAGGAGCACGATCAGCACCAGCCCGCCGGCAAGCGCCGGCTGCACCACGTCGTTGGCGAGGCTGCCGGTAACCGTCAGCCACGCCGCGAAGGTCCACACCAGCAGCAGCACCCACGTCGGGATCAGCATGATCGCGCGGTCGTACTTATGGGTGGCGAGATAGACGATGACCGCGAAGCCGAGGATGCCCGTCAGGCCGATGGAGAAGCGCGCGATGCCGGCAGCGACCGACGGCTCGATCACGGCGACACCGAGCAGCACGGCAAGCCCGATCAGCCAGCCGATGGTCACGTCGCGATAGCGCACATGCCAGCGGTTGAGGTTGAGGTAGGTGTACGTGAAGATGACCAGCGACGCGGCGAGGAACACCTCGGCGCCGCCGCGCCACGACTGGTCGGCGCCCGGCGCGATGTTGATGACGCGGTTCCAGAAGCCGAAATCGACGCAGAGGTAGACGAGCACTGCCCAGGCGAGCGCCGCGGTCGCCGGGAACATGGCGGTGCCGCGCACTACGAACACGATGGTCATGAACAGCGCGAGCAGGCCGCCGATGCCGAGCACGATGCCGCGATAGAGCGTGTAGCTGTTGACCGAGTCCTTGTAGGCGTCGCTGTCCCAGAGATAGAGCTGCGGCAATTCGGGCGTGCGCAGTTCCGCGACGAAGGTGACGACCGCGCCGGGGTCGAGCGTGATGCGGAAGACGTCGGCGTCCTGGCTGTCCTGCTTGTCCGGCGCGAAGCCCTGCGAGGGCGTGATTGCCGCGATGCGCGCCGCGCCGAGGTCGGGCCAGAACAGTCCGGAGCCGGAGAGGCGGAAGTGCGGCGCCACCAGCAGCCGGTCGATCTGCTGGTCGCCGCCGTTGGTCAGCGCGAACACCGCCCAGTTGGAAGCCCCGCCCGGGTTTTCCCGCGCCCGCACTTCGATGCGCCGCACGATGCCGTCGGAGCCCGGTGCCGTCGAAATCTGGATGCGGTCGTCCGGCTGGCGGAAGAGCTGCACCGCCTTCGTCAGGTCGAGCGTCTTCCCGTCCAGCGGAACCGATGCCGCCTCGAGCGCAAAGGCCGGGAGACTCGAGACGCCGAACGCCAGAAGAAGGAGCAGAAAAGCCGCGATCCGACGCGCGAACGACAAACGATCCTCCGGATCCCTCGGGCGATTCGAAACTCTACTATGCGGATGGCCGGGGCGCGACAGGGCAATCGTTAGCCATGCAGCAAACCCTGGGGAGAGCGGACGCAGCTCAGGTCCGGGGGTCGTCGCGCACCAGCCCATAAAGCACGTGATCCTGCCAGCGCCCGTCGATGCAGAGGTATTTGCGGGCGTAGCCCTCGCGCTGGAATCCGACCTTTTCGAGGAGGCGGATGGACGCGGCGTTGTGCGGCAGGCAGGCCGCCTCGACACGGTTAAGATGCAGCGTCTCGAAGGCGAAGTTGACCACCGCGCGCACCGCCGAGGTCATCAGCCCCTTGCCGGCGTACGGCTTGCCCATCCAGTAGCCGAGCGTCACCGTCTGCGCGACGCCGCGCTGCACTTGGCCCATGGTCAGCCCGCCGACCAGCGTCTCGCCGTCGGCGGCAAACACGAAAAACGGGTATCCGGTGCCGTTGCGAATCTCGCGCTGGTAGCGCCGGAGCCGCCGGCGGAAGGCGAGCTTGGTGAGGTCGTCGCTCGGCCACACGGGCTCCCACGGCGCCAGGAACGCGCGGCTCTCCTCCCTGAGCTTCGCCCATTGGGGGAAGTCGGCGATGCCCGGCGTGCGCAGCACGACGCGGTCGCCGCGCAGCGTCGGGTGCGTGGCGTTGTTGGTGATGGAGCGGAGGAACGCCATCGCTACACCGTCGCGTGCGCACCGAACCGGCGCGCGATCGCGTCATGATCCATCATGCCGCCGAGCGCGCCGACCGCCGCGACCGTCGGGCGCGAGCCGGTAAAGATATCGCCGGCAAGCTTGCGCACGTCGGCGACGCTGATCGCGTTCACCTTGGCGACGAGTTCCGTGGTCGGGATATGCCGGCCGAACAGCAATATCTGCCGCGCCAGTTGCCCGGCCCGGCCGGTGGGCGACTCCAGCGTCATCAGCAGGCCGGCGCGGAGCTGCGCCCGCGCCCGGTCGAGTTCCCGCTGGTCGATATCGTGTGCCGCCCGCTCCAGCTCGCCGAGCATCACCGGCAGCAGCTCGGCGACGTCGTCCGGCCCGGTCGCGGCGTGCACGCCGAACATGCCGGTGTCCGAGAAGCCCCAGTGGAAGGCGTAGATCGAGTAGCAGAGGCCGCGCTTCTCGCGCACTTCCTGGAACAGGCGCGACGACATCCCGCCGCCGATCACCGCCGCCAGAAGCTGCGCCGTGTAGTAGGAATCCGCGGTGTACGGCCGGCCTTCGAAGCCGACCATCACCTGCGTTTCCTGCAGATGGTCGCGCGTCTCGCGGAGGTCGCCGCCGCGATAGGTCGCCTTCGGCGGCTTGGGGCCGGCAAGAGGAGAAAGATCGGCGAGCTTCTCGGTGGCAAGCTTCACCAGCAGGTCGTGATCGACCGCGCCGGCCGCGGCGAGCACCATGTTCGGCCCGCGATAGTGCCGCCCGAGATATTCGTCGAGCATCGCCGGTCGCGTCGCTTCCACTGTCTCCGGCGTGCCGAGGATCGAGCGCCCGATCGGCTGGTTGGGGAAGGCGGCTTCGGTGAACAGGTCGTAGACCTTGTCGTCCGGCGTATCCTGCGCCGCGCCGATCTCCTGCACGATGACGTGCTGCTCGCGCTCCAACTCGCCTGGATCGAAGACCGAGTTGCGCAGGATGTCGGCGAGGATGTCGACCGCCAGGCCGACGTCGTCCTTGAGGATGCGGGCGTAGTACGAGGTCGTCTCGACGCTGGTCGCGGCGTTCACCTCGCCGCCGACCGCCTCGATCTCCTCGGCAATCTCGATGGCCGAGCGCTTGCGCGTGCCCTTGAAGGCCATGTGCTCGAGCAGATGCGAAAGCCCGTGCTCGTTGTCGCGTTCGCCGCGCGATCCGGTGCCGACCCATATCCCGAGCGCGGTGCTCTCCAGATGGTCCATGGGATGGGAAACGACGCTGAGACCAGAAGGCAGACGCGACAGGCGAACGGTCATCGGCTCTATACTTTCTCGGCAGTCGCGCGGCTCGCCGCACGGATATGGTCTTCGACCGCTTGGCCGGAGTTGGCAAGTGTCACGTAGCGCTCCGCCTTCGCCATGACAGGGGCAAAGCCCACGGGAAGCGCCGGTTCTACGCCGGCTGCCGCCTTTACTGCGTCGGCAAATTTTGCCGCGTGCGCGGTGGCAAGCGTCACCATCGGCACGTGCGGCAGCGCGAACCGCCGCGCCACGGCGAGGCCTACGGCGGTGTGCGGATCGGGCAGGAAACCGCTGGCATTCAGCGTCCGCGCGATGGTCTCGGCGACCTCGGCCTCGTCCGCACTGCCGGCGGCAAAATCTGCCCGGATCAGGCCGAGGGCATGCGGCGCGATCGCGAACGAGCCGGAGGCGGCAAGGTCCGCCATCAGGGCGCGGACCGCGGCGGCGTCCCGCCCATAAGCCTCGAACAGCAGCCGCTCGAAATTCGACGACACCTGAATGTCCATCGACGGCGAGGTCGTCGCATTGACGCCGCGCACCTCGTAGCGCCCGGTCGCGATCGTCCGCGCCAGGATATCGTTGACGTTGGTGGCGATCACCAGCGTCTCGATCGGCAGCCCCATCTTCTTGGCGACGTAGCCGGCGAAGATATCGCCGAAGTTGCCGGTCGGCACCGTGAAGGACACGCGCTTCTCCGGCGCGCCAAGTGCTGCCGCGGCGGTGAAGTAGTAGACGATCTGTCCGAGTATCCGCGCCCAGTTGATCGAGTTGACGCCCGACAGCGACACCGCCTCGCGGAAGTCGCGCTTGTTGAACAGCGCCTTGAGGATCGCCTGGCAGTCGTCGAACGTGCCCTTGATCGCGATCGGGTGGACGTTGGCGGCCCCCGTCGTCGTCATCTGCCGCTGCTGGAAGGGCGAAACGCGTCCCTCCGGGAAAAGAATGAACACGTCGATGTTGGCGTG
The sequence above is drawn from the Bauldia sp. genome and encodes:
- a CDS encoding pitrilysin family protein, coding for MTVRLSRLPSGLSVVSHPMDHLESTALGIWVGTGSRGERDNEHGLSHLLEHMAFKGTRKRSAIEIAEEIEAVGGEVNAATSVETTSYYARILKDDVGLAVDILADILRNSVFDPGELEREQHVIVQEIGAAQDTPDDKVYDLFTEAAFPNQPIGRSILGTPETVEATRPAMLDEYLGRHYRGPNMVLAAAGAVDHDLLVKLATEKLADLSPLAGPKPPKATYRGGDLRETRDHLQETQVMVGFEGRPYTADSYYTAQLLAAVIGGGMSSRLFQEVREKRGLCYSIYAFHWGFSDTGMFGVHAATGPDDVAELLPVMLGELERAAHDIDQRELDRARAQLRAGLLMTLESPTGRAGQLARQILLFGRHIPTTELVAKVNAISVADVRKLAGDIFTGSRPTVAAVGALGGMMDHDAIARRFGAHATV
- the thrC gene encoding threonine synthase — protein: MEYVSTRGQAPTLSFSDVLMAGLATDGGLYVPASWPQISRAAIAGFAGRSYPDVAFDIVQPFVGADIGEADLRRMIRTAYAGFGDKAVAPLREIAPNSYVLELFHGPTLAFKDVAMQLLAQLMDHVLAKRGNRITIVGATSGDTGAAAIEAFRGHANIDVFILFPEGRVSPFQQRQMTTTGAANVHPIAIKGTFDDCQAILKALFNKRDFREAVSLSGVNSINWARILGQIVYYFTAAAALGAPEKRVSFTVPTGNFGDIFAGYVAKKMGLPIETLVIATNVNDILARTIATGRYEVRGVNATTSPSMDIQVSSNFERLLFEAYGRDAAAVRALMADLAASGSFAIAPHALGLIRADFAAGSADEAEVAETIARTLNASGFLPDPHTAVGLAVARRFALPHVPMVTLATAHAAKFADAVKAAAGVEPALPVGFAPVMAKAERYVTLANSGQAVEDHIRAASRATAEKV
- a CDS encoding GNAT family protein; protein product: MAFLRSITNNATHPTLRGDRVVLRTPGIADFPQWAKLREESRAFLAPWEPVWPSDDLTKLAFRRRLRRYQREIRNGTGYPFFVFAADGETLVGGLTMGQVQRGVAQTVTLGYWMGKPYAGKGLMTSAVRAVVNFAFETLHLNRVEAACLPHNAASIRLLEKVGFQREGYARKYLCIDGRWQDHVLYGLVRDDPRT